In Erpetoichthys calabaricus chromosome 4, fErpCal1.3, whole genome shotgun sequence, one genomic interval encodes:
- the LOC127527359 gene encoding olfactory receptor 1468-like, which translates to MKMSNTTVTVSEFILQCAIESNKKTITICALAFIYFISILGNLLVIFVIIMNPKLHVPMYLYIGTLAVIDLANSSVLIPKMLSVLLLGSSVVPYAACVLQMFLLLHVEEMESFLLAFMAFDRYVAVVYPLRYPSAITNKKVVIGVIISNIFCIIFKSHILIVVSELSFCRTNVLPFCFCDYGTVVHVSCTDELRYLTSLSTAVVANGVLPLFLILLSYSRIAMEALRISSTGRKSKVFSTCVTHLLVVGLFYFPLALFYVLPAVGVTIPTEMYNIMFILGNAVPSMMNPIIYSFRNKEINTSIYKLFIWRRSAPIRMK; encoded by the coding sequence ATGAAGATGAGCAACACCACTGTTACGGTCTCAGAATTTATACTGCAATGTGCCATTGAATCAAACAAGAAGACCATTACGATTTGTGCCCTTGCATTCATCTACTTCATATCCATATTGGGAAATCTACTGGTGATTTTCGTAATAATTATGAACCCTAAACTCCATGTTCCAATGTACCTCTACATCGGCACCTTGGCAGTGATAGACCTAGCAAACAGCTCAGTTCTCATACCGAAGATGCTGTCTGTCCTCCTGCTCGGCTCTTCAGTGGTTCCTTATGCAGCCTGCGTGTTGCAGATGTTTCTTTTGCTTCATGTTGAGGAAATGGAATCTTTTCTTTTAGCATTTATGGCCTTTGATCGCTATGTAGCTGTCGTTTATCCTTTGCGATACCCTTCAGCAATTAccaataaaaaagttgtcattgGTGTCattatatcaaatatattttgcataattttcaaatcaCACATCCTCATTGTTGTTAGTGAGCTTTCGTTTTGCCGTACCAATGTTCTTCCTTTCTGTTTCTGTGATTATGGTACAGTGGTCCATGTTTCATGTACTGATGAGCTCAGATACTTAACATCGTTGTCTACTGCTGTTGTTGCCAATGGGgtcttgccactgtttttaattcTCCTATCCTACAGTCGGATTGCTATGGAAGCCCTAAGGATTTCTTCAACAGGTAGGAAAAGTAAGGTTTTCAGCACTTGTGTAACCCACCTGCTCGTGGTTGGACTCTTTTATTTTCCACTTGCCTTGTTTTATGTATTACCAGCAGTAGGCGTGACAATACCCACCGAAATGTACAATATTATGTTTATTCTTGGGAATGCAGTGCCATCTATGATGAACCCCATTATCTACAGTTTtaggaataaagaaataaatacaagcaTTTACAAGCTCTTTATTTGGAGGAGGTCAGCTCCTATAAGGATGAAATAA